The DNA sequence AGCCTGATGTGCACGAGCCAACAGTTCATCGTCGACGCGGGCTGGGTGTGACCCGGTACGGCCTCTAGGGAAGAAGGGTATTTCATGCGTCTTGTTCAGTACACAACGATCGACGGCGGCAGGCGGGTCGGCCGCGTTTCCGATGACGACGGCAATCGCCTGTATCTACTCGACAAGACAAGCACCGTGCTGGAGCTCGCCGAAGCGGCGATCGCCCAGGGTGCGTCGATCGCGGCGCTGGTCGAGAAGCGGACGGCTGCGGCCACGATCGACTATGGCGAACTGCTGCGCGATGGCCGCGTGCTCGCTCCCGTCGACCATCCGGAACCGGCGCGCTTCCTGGTCACCGGCACCGGCCTCACCCACACGGGAAGTGCCGCCGCGCGCGACAAGATGCATGTGCTGACCCATGGCGAGGACGCCGAGGAGTCGGATTCGCTGAAGATCTTCCGCATGGGCTTGGACGGGGGCAAGCCCGGCGCCGGCAAGATCGGCATCCAGCCCGAATGGTTCTTCAAGGGCGTCGGCACCTGTGTCGTGCCGCCTGGCGCCGATCTGCCGATGCCTGCCTTCGCGAAAGCCGGCGCCGAAGAAGCCGAGATCGTCGGCCTTTACCTCAATGGGCCGGATGGCCGCCCTTATCGCATCGGCTATGCGCTGGGCAACGAATATTCCGACCATGTGACGGAGGCCGAGAACTACCTTTATCTCGCCCACTCGAAACTCCGCTCCTGCTCGATCGGACCGGAGCTTTTGATCGGCGACCTGCCCGAAGAAGTGCGTGGCCATTCCCGCATTCTGCGCGACGGCACTGTTATCTGGGAACAGGAATTCCTGTCGGGCGAAGCGCACATGTCGCATTCGATCGCCAATCTCGAACACTTCCATTTCCGCTACCCGATGCACCGCAGGGCGGGCGACCTGCACGCCTATTTCTTCGGAGCGGCGGTGATGAGCTACGCCTCCGGCGTCAAGACGGCTTCCGGCGACGAGTATGAAATCCAGGCACAGACATTCGGCAAGCCGTTGCGCAACCGGATGGTGTCGGTGCCGGACGAGGGACTGGTCGCCGTCACCCAGCTGTGACGGCGATAGCCCCGGAAATTACGGTCCACCAGAACGACAATGGGAGATTAAAAATGGGACTGAAGAAAGCGTTTCTGAGACTAGCGACCATCGGGCTCAGCATCGGCCTGATGACGTCGGCGGCGCTGGCCGCGAACCTTCGCGTGCTGGCCTGGGACGGTTATGCCGACCCGGACTGGGTGAAGGACTTCACCGCCGCCACCGGCATCGGCGTCGATGTCGTCTTCATCGGCAGCGATGACGAAATCTGGGCCAAGATCAAGGGCAGCGAAGGGCAGGACTTCGACGTCTTCGCCGTCAACACCGCCCAGTTGCAGCGCTACATCAAGGCCGATCTGGTGTCGCCGATCGACATCACCAAGCTGCCGAACCAGAAGGACGTGCTGCCGCGCTTCCGTGATCTGTCTCAGGTCAGCGGCGACACCAAGGACGGCAAGGTCTACGGTATTCCGTTCTGCTTCGATTCCATCGGGCTGATCTACGACACCGACAAGGTCAAGCCGGCGCCGACCTCGATGTCCGTCCTGTGGGATCCGGCCTACAAGGGCAAGATCCTCGCCTACGACAATGGCGAGCACAATTTCTCGTTCACCGCGCTGACGCTCGGCTACAAGGATCCGTTCAACCTCGACGAAAAACAAATGGCGGCGGTCAAGGCCAAGCTGGTCGAGCTCAAGCGCAATGTGCTGAGCTTCTACACCACCGCCGACGAGGCGCAGCAGATCTACCAGAACAATGATGTTGCGCTGATCTGGGCCAATTATGGCCAGCAGCAGGTGAAGGCACTGCAGAAGATCGGCGCCCATGTCGCCTACGTCAATCCGAGCGAAGGCGCGCTTGCCTGGCTCGACAACTGGGTGATCTCCAAGGGTGTCCGCGACAATGCCGCGGCCGAGAAATGGATCGACTTCATGCTGACGAAGAAGGTCAGCGGCGCGCTTTCCGAGCGCACCGGATTCGGCAACACGGTGGTCGAGTCGAGCAGTGCGGGCGGCAACGACAAGCTGGTCTGGCTCAACAATGTCGAGGATCCGCTCAAGCGTTCGGACTTGTGGAACGAGGTCAAGGCGACGCCCTGATCCCTTCCGCGCCTGACTTCGAAGGACCCGGCGGTCCGGACGTTCCGGACCGCCGAAGCGTATGCGAGAATATCCCATGAGCCAGAACACCGACCTCTTGACGCTGCGGTCCGTCTCGAAATCCTACGGCACGGTTCCCGTGCTGCACGACATCGACCTGTCGCTCCGGGACGGTGAGTTCCTCACCGTCCTTGGACCGTCGGGTTCGGGCAAGACCACGGTCCTGCGGCTGATCGGCGGGCTGGAGCCGCTGACGTCAGGCGAGATCCGGCTGGACGGCCAGGACATCAGCCGCATGCCGATCAACAAGCGGCCGTTCAACACGGTGTTCCAGGACTATGCGCTGTTCCCCCATATGACCGTCTCCGGCAATGTCGGCTATGGGCTTTCGGTGCGCCATATCAAGCGCAAGGAGATCGCCAGCCGCGTGGCGCAAGCCCTCGATCTGGTGCAGCTCGGACGTTTCGCCGAGCGCTTTCCGGCACAGCTTTCCGGCGGCCAGCGCCAGCGTGTCGCGCTCGCCCGGGCGCTGATCTGCCAGCCGCGCCTGATCCTGCTCGACGAGCCGCTGGCGGCACTCGATCTCGAATTGCGCCGGCAGATGCAGGAGTTCCTGAAATCCATCCAGCGCGAGATCAAGACCACCTTCCTGTTCGTCACCCACGACCAGGAAGAAGCGATCGGCATGGCCGATCGGATCTGCGTCATGCAGGCCGGCCATATCCGCCAGCTCGGCACGCCGCATGAGCTCTACTACAAGCCGAATTGCGAATTCGTGGCGCGCTTCTTCGGCGAGAACAATCTGGTGGCCGGAAAGCTCGGTCCGGTGCAAGGCGAGCAGCGACCGATCGAGACGGCACTCGGACGGTTGGTCTGCTCGATCGGCGACCAGCCGCATCTGAAGATTGCCCCGGATGGCGCCGCGGCTTTCGCGGCGTTCCGCCCCGAAGCCTTGCATCTCGCGGACGCCCGTGATGGCGCCAATCGCTTTTCCGGTGCCATTGCCGATCTCGCCTTTGCCGGCTCGTCGACGGTCGCCACGATCATGGCGGGGGCGGACGATGCCGCGCAGCGCCTGCGGCTGCGCATGCCGAGCCGGATCGACGGCAGCATCTTGAAATCCGGCGAGACGGTCTCGCTTTCGTTTGCGCCGCATGAAGGCCATCTGGTGCTGGCATGAGCGGAACCGGCTCGACACACGCCGCGCAACGGCGACTGTCAGGGTTGGTGACGGTGCTGGCATTCGCCTTGCCGGTTATCTTCGTCCTCGTGCCGCTGGCAATCTTCCTGGTCTACAGTTTCTTCAGCGTCGACCAGGGTACGATCGTCCATGCACCGATGCTCGGCAACTATGTCAGGTTCTTCACCGACCCGATCTTTCTGCCGGTGTTCTGGAACACCATCGTGCTGTGCGTATCGGTGGCCGTCATCTGTATCCTGCTCGCCTATCCCGCCGCCTACTTCCTGACGACGCTGAAGGGGCGGTGGCGCTACGCCCTGCTGATGTTGCTGCTGGTGCCGCTGCTGATGAGCTACGTCATCAAGATCTACGCGATCCGCAGCATCCTCGGCCTCAACGGCTTCCTCAACAAGGCGCTGGTGGCGCTCGGCATCCTGGATCAGCCATCGACGCTTTTCGTCTTCAACATGAACGCCATCCTCTTGACGCTGAGCCTGCTTTTGATCCCGTTCGCCATCCTGCCGATCTTCCTGTCGCTGGAGCGGATTCCGCAGACCTTGCTGCGCGCCTCGGATGACCTGGGCGCCAGCAGCCTGCAGACATTCCTGCGCATCACCTTGCCGCTGAGCCTGCCCGGCGTCGCCTCGGCGGCGAGCTTCGTCTTCGTACTGGCGATCGGCGATTTCCTGACGCCGCAGATGGTCGGCGGGATCAGCGGCTTCACCTTCGGCCGCATCCTCTACAGCCAGTTCGGCACGGCCTATAACTGGCCGTTCGGCGCCGCGCTGTCGGTGGCGCTTGCGATCGTGGTGATCGCCGCCATTCTCATTGGCGAACGGTTCGGGCGCAGCCGGGGGACGTCGGTATGAGCGCGCTGCCCCGGCCGTCCACCATCTTCCTGGCCGCGATTACGACGCTGGTCGCGGTGCTGCTATACAGTCCACTGTTCGTGCCGATCGTGTCGTCGTTCTTCACCATTTCGCATGGCAATGTCGACTGGTCGTCGCCGACCTTTTCGACCTATGTGGCGCTGGCTGAAAACCATGACATCCTGACCGCGTTGCGCACCACGCTGATCGTCGGCGTCTGTACCGTGATCCTGTCGGTGGTCAGCGGGACGCTGCTGGCGCTCTACTATCACGGCCGCCGCTCGGGACGTTCGGTTCTGCAGTTCATCATCTTCCTGCCATTCCTGATGCCGCCTATCATCAGCGGCCTGGCGCTGCTGATCTTCTTCCGCGAGATCGGCCTCGAACGCTCGCTGCTGACGGTTGTCATCGGCCACACCGTGTTCGTGCTGGCGATCGTCTACCGCACTGTGCTGATGCGGCTGCAGTCGATGAGCCGCACGCTGGTCGAAGCATCCTACGATCTCGGCGCCAGCGGTTGGCAGACCTTCTGGCGCATCATCCTGCCGAACCTGTCGAGCGCCATGGTCGGCGGCGCCATCCTGGCCTTCGCGCTGTCGTTCGACGAGACGATGATCACCATCCTGGTCACCGGCACGCAAAGCACGCTGCCGGTCCGGCTGTGGGCGATGATGCGGCTAGGCTTCTCGCCCGACATCAACGCGCTGGTGGCGCTGATCCTGATGTTCACCGTGCTGCTGTGCGTGCTCGCCGCCCGTTTTCTCATTCCCAGGCAAATGGCGACGGAACGTACCTGAGTTTCAAACGGTTGGGTCAAGGTCGAAGACTCGTCCGGGATTGAGGATGTTCTTCGGATCGAGCGCCGTCTTCAGCCGCCGCATCGTGGCGATCTCGGCGTCACTGCGCACCAGATTCAGCCACTGCTTCTTGTCGACGCCGATGCCATGCTCGGCCGACACGCCACCTCCGGCCGCCGCCACGCCGCGATAGATGATACCGTAGGCCGCCGCCGGGTCCGCCGTCAGCACCTGATAGTGCAGGTTGCCGTCCCCGAGATGGCCGAAGACGTAGATGTCCGCACCGGGATCGACCGCGCGGATGGCGGCATCCGCTTCTTGCAGGAACGCCCCCATTCGCGCCAACGGGATGCTGATGTCGACGCCGATCAGGCCTTTCATCGAAAACAGGACGCGGTTGGCGTCCTCCCGCACATCCCACAGCGCGCGGAATTCGCGCGGCGATTGGGAGACGACAACATCGTCGACGGCGCCGTCCTCGACCGCCTGCATCAAGACCTCGGCGAAGCGCTCGCCGTCGCGTTCTGGCTCGCTGCCCTGGATTTCAGCCAGCACGTAGACGGGTGATCCAGCCGGAAGCGGCGCCGGCATGGCCATGCTGGCGACCATGACGTCATAGAGCGGCGCGATATTGACCTCATAGGCGGACAAAAGCGGGCCGAGCTTTTGCCGCAGCAGCCCAAGCAGGGCGATCGCCGCATCGAGCGAAGGCAGCGCGCAGAAGGCGTTCACCTCCGATGCTGGCTTGGGATGCAGCCGGAGCGCGGCGCGGGTGACGACGCCAAGCGTCCCTTCCGCGCCGATGAAGAGTTGGCCGAGGTCGTAGCCGGAATTGTCCTTGGGCAGGCCTTTGAGCGACGTCAGCACGGTGCCATCGGCGAGTACCGCCTCCAGCCCCAGCACCTGTGCCCGGTACATGCCATAACGCAGCACGCGGATGCCGCCGGCGTTGGTGGCGATGTTGCCGCCGACCGTGGCGGAGCCGCGCGCGCCGATATCGACGCCGAACATCAGCCCGGCGCCGTCGGCCGCTTCCTGCACCGATTGCAGCGTCGCGCCAGCTTCGGCGACGATGGTGGCGGCTTGACAATCCGGGGCGGCAAGGCCGGTCATGCGCTCCAGCGACAGCACGACCTCGCCCGGCTGGACGCGCGCGCCACCGGCCAGCCCGGTGCGCCCGCCCTGGACGACGACCGGCTGGCCAAGAGCGTTGCACGCGGCGAGTGCCGCCGCGACACCCTCGGCATCGCGCGGGCGCAGCACGGCTTCGGGAAGCACGCCGAGCTTGCCGTCGGGATCGTCACGATAGCGCTGGTCCACGTCGGAGCCGGCGAGCACGCCGCCCGCGCCCAGCCTGTTGCCAAGCGCGGAGAGCAGCCGTTGTGTTTCAGGCGACATCCGGCTCAGGCGCCTGCGTGACAGGGCGCATCATCAGCGTCCAACAACCGGATCGCCCGATGAGTATCCTTGTCCAGCACGCTCGCCATCCCTGAATTGCAGCCGGCCGATCCTAATCGCGCCCGCTTGTCGTGCAAGCGATATCGAGCTGCCTCAGACTATGCCGGCATCGATCGCGATGGGCGAGATCGATGCCGGAAGTACAGCGACGGCTTACTGAAGCTTGGCCTGCAGCGCGTTGACGTCGTCGGTGGTCATTTCACCATCGGTCGTCACCTTGCCGTCGGCGATCTTCCACAGCCGGAACGGGCCGGTGATGTCGCCAAACTTGTCGAAGACCACGGGACCGATGACGCCTTCATAGCGGATCGGCTTGCCGTCCTTGATCAGGCCGAGCGCCTTGGCGAATTCTTCCTTGCCGGCATAGATCGGCGTGCCGGCGGGATCGACTGCCTTGTACATGGCGTCCTTGATCTTGGCCGGGTTCTCGGAGCCGGCAATCGCGATGGCGAGCCCGACAATGGCGCCGGCATCATAGGAGCGGTCTGCCGCGGGATTTGACGGTTCGATGCCGGAAAACGCCTTGTAGTTCTTGGTGAAATACTCCGTCGAGGCGGTCGGGCTGGTGCCGGAAGACGTGCCATAGGCGTCCTTCAGATAATCGGCGCCGACGGACTCGATAAAATCGGGGCTGTTCATACCGTCATTGAGCAGGAATTTCTGGACGCCGCCCTGCGAAACCCAGGTTCGGGCGATGGTGGCGCCGTCGACGGGCGTGCTGACCAGGTAAAGTCCATCCGGTTCGCCACCCATCGCCGCGGTGACTTCCGAGGCGTAGCTCGACTGCTTCTCGTTGTAGGGGGTGTCGGAGACGATGGTGCCGCCGAGCGCTTTGTAGGCACGCGAGAATTCGGCCACCATGTTGACGCCGAAGTCGTTGTTGACGTGGATGATCGCCAGCTTCTTGAAACCCTTGTCGACGGCATATTTGGCGGCGGCGACGCCCTGCAGCGCATCCGAGGTGATGGTGCGGAAGAAGATGCCGCTGGTCTTGCCGTCGCGGCCGAGTGTCGTCAGCGTCGGCGAGGACGACGCCGGCGAGACCTGGACGATCTTGGCCGGCGCGGTCACCGAGGTCAGGATCGGGATCGACACCGAGGAAATGATGCCGCCGATGATCACAGGCACTTTCTTGACCTGAACCAGCTGGGTGGCGGCATCGACCGCGATGTTGCCCTGGCTCTGGCTGTCGCGCGTGTCGGTGACGAGATCGCAGCCGCGCACGCCGCCGGCTTGGTTGATGTCGCGGAAGGCCATTTCGACCGATTTGGCGCCGGCCTGGCCGTATTCGCCGGCCGGACCGGTCAGTTCCATGACGAGGCCGACGGTGATCTTGCAGTCGGCGGCCTGTGCGGCACCCGCCATCGTCACGAGAGCAAGTGCCGTGGTGAGCTGGAGTATCGTCTTTCTCATTGTTGTTCCCCTTGAGTTACACGAACTGATTTGACGTCTGGAAAGTCTCAGTGTTCCGGCACCTGCAGCCAGGTTTCATGCAGATGCCGCCATTGGACGCCGTTGGGCGCCGATGAACGGGTGGTAAAGACCGCGCTCGACTGGCGGCGGCTGTGCTTGCCCGCGCGCAGCTGCGCCTCGACATAGAGGACGACGATCGTATCGCCATCCTGCCAGCCGGGCCGGATGTCCTCGATCGAGATGGCAAAGCCGTCGTCGCAAGTGGCGCGGCTGGAGCGCACATGGTCGATCACGGCATCGCGGTCGAGGATCTGGCCGCCTGGTGCGATCATGGTCAGGCCTTCGCCCATGACGGCTTCGAAGCGGCCGAAATCCACCTTGTCGGCGCGCGAGGCGACGAACCAGTCGACGAAAAAGCGATGCAGATCGACGACTTCGGCGCTGGCCTGCGAAAACAACCTGTCGTCCATGGTCTTCATATCCGGCCCGCGTTGAGATTGTAGTGCATGATCGAGCCGTGGCGGCCGTGGCGGTCGCGCTCCAGCGTGTAGACATCTCCCTCAAGGCCGTTGCCCCTCGCTATCACGGCTGCAATCCGCGCACGGTCATCGGCGTCGAGTACGACATCCATGATCTTGGCGTTGGCCAGCGCATGCGCCTGGTTGCGGGCACCGACGATGACCGCGGCCACTCGCGGCTGCTCCAGCACCCAGGCGCTGGCGATGGTGGCGATGTCGACGGCGTGGCGGTCGCCCACCGCCTTCAGCGCGCGAAGCAGTTGCTGGAACAGGTCCCAGCCGCCGAAATCGTCGATGATCAGCTTGTACTTGACCAGCGAGCGGTTTTCGAGCGGCGTGCCGGGTTCGGCGACACCAAGCCATTTGTCGCTGAGAAAGCCGCCGGCCACAGAACCGTAGCAGAGAAAGCTGACGCCGTTTTCCTCCGCAAGCCCGGCGAGGCTGTTCGCCGGACGCTGGTCGAGCACCGAATATTGCAGCTGCTGGCTGACCAGCGGGATGCCGGCTGACAGAATTTCGGCAAGCCGGGGCGTATCGAAATTGGTGGTGCCGAGATTGCGCAGCTTGCCCTCGCGCCGAAGCTCGTCGAGCCAACCCATCGCCTCGATATAGCGCGGCTGCGCATAATCCCACCAGTGAAACTGCACGAGGTCGAGCCGCTCGGTCTTAAGCCTGCGCAGCGACTGGTCGACGATGCCCCTGATATAGTCGCGGCTGATCGTAGCGAGCCGTTCAAGGTCGGGCACGAGCTTGGTGTGCACCTTCATTTTGGCGGCTGCATCGAGACCACGCTCATTGGCCAGCCGCAAGCGCGCGGCGCCGATCAATTCCTCGACGCCGGTGTAGATGTCAGCGCAGTCATAGGTCCAGATGCCGGCATCGAAGGTGGCGATCAGGTCGCTTACGGCCTGGCTGCGATCGATGGCGCCATGGCCGCCGGCCAGTTGCCAGCCACCGCGTATGACGCGCGAAATCGCGTAGCCCGGGCTGAGCTCGAAGGTTTTGACACTCATCTCTCGTCATTCCCCTTCGGCAACGGCACGGCCGTGGTTTCGGCATGGCTGAACCGCCGCTTGGCCAGCCTGACGATCCGCAGCCTGCTGGCGCAGTTGGGATCGGGACAGGCGATCTCCGCGTCCGAGGTCATCCAGTCATTCGGGTGGGTCGGGCGCTGCTTCGCCGCCAGCAGCGGCAGCACCGCCGAGATCGAATAGATCGAAAAGCCCTGCCCCGCCGGCATCGACAGCATCTCGCCCTTGAGCTCGAAATAATCGCCGGCCCTGGCGCCGCAATAGATCGGCTTGCCCTGCGGAATGACCGCCTCGACGCGAAGATCGAAAAGCTCGAAACTGTCGTCAGCCATTTCAGGCCTCCACCAGGCTGAAGGTGATGTCGCAGGCGCCGTTGCGGCGGATGATGCCGCAGGCAGCCGCGAATTGATCGCGCTCCCCGGGTCTCACCTGCGCGACGACGCTGCCGGCCAGCCAGCCGATCGGGAACAGCAGACGCGCGCCCTGCCCGTAGAACAGGCCGATGTCGAAGATTGCGTTGGGGTTGCCGCCCCACATGCGCGGCGGCACGTAGGACAACACGATGTCACCTGGCTGCGGCGTCAGGGTCGCGTTCTCCGCCGGCAGCGGCTGGGCATAGGCCTGCCCCTCGAGATCGGCTGATGGAACCGGGCAGGAGATCTCAGGTCCCGTCCACATGGCGTGAATGGCGGGGACGACACGTGGCGTGGCGAGATAGGCTGTGAGAAAGGCCG is a window from the Mesorhizobium australicum WSM2073 genome containing:
- a CDS encoding ABC transporter permease, which gives rise to MSGTGSTHAAQRRLSGLVTVLAFALPVIFVLVPLAIFLVYSFFSVDQGTIVHAPMLGNYVRFFTDPIFLPVFWNTIVLCVSVAVICILLAYPAAYFLTTLKGRWRYALLMLLLVPLLMSYVIKIYAIRSILGLNGFLNKALVALGILDQPSTLFVFNMNAILLTLSLLLIPFAILPIFLSLERIPQTLLRASDDLGASSLQTFLRITLPLSLPGVASAASFVFVLAIGDFLTPQMVGGISGFTFGRILYSQFGTAYNWPFGAALSVALAIVVIAAILIGERFGRSRGTSV
- a CDS encoding FAD-binding oxidoreductase, producing the protein MSPETQRLLSALGNRLGAGGVLAGSDVDQRYRDDPDGKLGVLPEAVLRPRDAEGVAAALAACNALGQPVVVQGGRTGLAGGARVQPGEVVLSLERMTGLAAPDCQAATIVAEAGATLQSVQEAADGAGLMFGVDIGARGSATVGGNIATNAGGIRVLRYGMYRAQVLGLEAVLADGTVLTSLKGLPKDNSGYDLGQLFIGAEGTLGVVTRAALRLHPKPASEVNAFCALPSLDAAIALLGLLRQKLGPLLSAYEVNIAPLYDVMVASMAMPAPLPAGSPVYVLAEIQGSEPERDGERFAEVLMQAVEDGAVDDVVVSQSPREFRALWDVREDANRVLFSMKGLIGVDISIPLARMGAFLQEADAAIRAVDPGADIYVFGHLGDGNLHYQVLTADPAAAYGIIYRGVAAAGGGVSAEHGIGVDKKQWLNLVRSDAEIATMRRLKTALDPKNILNPGRVFDLDPTV
- a CDS encoding ABC transporter permease, with amino-acid sequence MSALPRPSTIFLAAITTLVAVLLYSPLFVPIVSSFFTISHGNVDWSSPTFSTYVALAENHDILTALRTTLIVGVCTVILSVVSGTLLALYYHGRRSGRSVLQFIIFLPFLMPPIISGLALLIFFREIGLERSLLTVVIGHTVFVLAIVYRTVLMRLQSMSRTLVEASYDLGASGWQTFWRIILPNLSSAMVGGAILAFALSFDETMITILVTGTQSTLPVRLWAMMRLGFSPDINALVALILMFTVLLCVLAARFLIPRQMATERT
- a CDS encoding ABC transporter ATP-binding protein codes for the protein MSQNTDLLTLRSVSKSYGTVPVLHDIDLSLRDGEFLTVLGPSGSGKTTVLRLIGGLEPLTSGEIRLDGQDISRMPINKRPFNTVFQDYALFPHMTVSGNVGYGLSVRHIKRKEIASRVAQALDLVQLGRFAERFPAQLSGGQRQRVALARALICQPRLILLDEPLAALDLELRRQMQEFLKSIQREIKTTFLFVTHDQEEAIGMADRICVMQAGHIRQLGTPHELYYKPNCEFVARFFGENNLVAGKLGPVQGEQRPIETALGRLVCSIGDQPHLKIAPDGAAAFAAFRPEALHLADARDGANRFSGAIADLAFAGSSTVATIMAGADDAAQRLRLRMPSRIDGSILKSGETVSLSFAPHEGHLVLA
- a CDS encoding aldo/keto reductase yields the protein MSVKTFELSPGYAISRVIRGGWQLAGGHGAIDRSQAVSDLIATFDAGIWTYDCADIYTGVEELIGAARLRLANERGLDAAAKMKVHTKLVPDLERLATISRDYIRGIVDQSLRRLKTERLDLVQFHWWDYAQPRYIEAMGWLDELRREGKLRNLGTTNFDTPRLAEILSAGIPLVSQQLQYSVLDQRPANSLAGLAEENGVSFLCYGSVAGGFLSDKWLGVAEPGTPLENRSLVKYKLIIDDFGGWDLFQQLLRALKAVGDRHAVDIATIASAWVLEQPRVAAVIVGARNQAHALANAKIMDVVLDADDRARIAAVIARGNGLEGDVYTLERDRHGRHGSIMHYNLNAGRI
- a CDS encoding ABC transporter substrate-binding protein, with translation MRKTILQLTTALALVTMAGAAQAADCKITVGLVMELTGPAGEYGQAGAKSVEMAFRDINQAGGVRGCDLVTDTRDSQSQGNIAVDAATQLVQVKKVPVIIGGIISSVSIPILTSVTAPAKIVQVSPASSSPTLTTLGRDGKTSGIFFRTITSDALQGVAAAKYAVDKGFKKLAIIHVNNDFGVNMVAEFSRAYKALGGTIVSDTPYNEKQSSYASEVTAAMGGEPDGLYLVSTPVDGATIARTWVSQGGVQKFLLNDGMNSPDFIESVGADYLKDAYGTSSGTSPTASTEYFTKNYKAFSGIEPSNPAADRSYDAGAIVGLAIAIAGSENPAKIKDAMYKAVDPAGTPIYAGKEEFAKALGLIKDGKPIRYEGVIGPVVFDKFGDITGPFRLWKIADGKVTTDGEMTTDDVNALQAKLQ
- the araD1 gene encoding AraD1 family protein, giving the protein MRLVQYTTIDGGRRVGRVSDDDGNRLYLLDKTSTVLELAEAAIAQGASIAALVEKRTAAATIDYGELLRDGRVLAPVDHPEPARFLVTGTGLTHTGSAAARDKMHVLTHGEDAEESDSLKIFRMGLDGGKPGAGKIGIQPEWFFKGVGTCVVPPGADLPMPAFAKAGAEEAEIVGLYLNGPDGRPYRIGYALGNEYSDHVTEAENYLYLAHSKLRSCSIGPELLIGDLPEEVRGHSRILRDGTVIWEQEFLSGEAHMSHSIANLEHFHFRYPMHRRAGDLHAYFFGAAVMSYASGVKTASGDEYEIQAQTFGKPLRNRMVSVPDEGLVAVTQL
- a CDS encoding ABC transporter substrate-binding protein; this translates as MGLKKAFLRLATIGLSIGLMTSAALAANLRVLAWDGYADPDWVKDFTAATGIGVDVVFIGSDDEIWAKIKGSEGQDFDVFAVNTAQLQRYIKADLVSPIDITKLPNQKDVLPRFRDLSQVSGDTKDGKVYGIPFCFDSIGLIYDTDKVKPAPTSMSVLWDPAYKGKILAYDNGEHNFSFTALTLGYKDPFNLDEKQMAAVKAKLVELKRNVLSFYTTADEAQQIYQNNDVALIWANYGQQQVKALQKIGAHVAYVNPSEGALAWLDNWVISKGVRDNAAAEKWIDFMLTKKVSGALSERTGFGNTVVESSSAGGNDKLVWLNNVEDPLKRSDLWNEVKATP
- a CDS encoding DUF3830 family protein, producing the protein MTSIRISEPRSKLSVTALLLPEKAPENAAFLTAYLATPRVVPAIHAMWTGPEISCPVPSADLEGQAYAQPLPAENATLTPQPGDIVLSYVPPRMWGGNPNAIFDIGLFYGQGARLLFPIGWLAGSVVAQVRPGERDQFAAACGIIRRNGACDITFSLVEA
- a CDS encoding TIGR04076 family protein, which codes for MADDSFELFDLRVEAVIPQGKPIYCGARAGDYFELKGEMLSMPAGQGFSIYSISAVLPLLAAKQRPTHPNDWMTSDAEIACPDPNCASRLRIVRLAKRRFSHAETTAVPLPKGNDER
- a CDS encoding DUF4440 domain-containing protein; translated protein: MDDRLFSQASAEVVDLHRFFVDWFVASRADKVDFGRFEAVMGEGLTMIAPGGQILDRDAVIDHVRSSRATCDDGFAISIEDIRPGWQDGDTIVVLYVEAQLRAGKHSRRQSSAVFTTRSSAPNGVQWRHLHETWLQVPEH